TGGCGTGACGCGCCAGGGGACAATCCACATCAACGAGACACAGGTGAACCTCTCTACCCTGAATACAGTATTGCGCCAGATGATGGCCGAAGCGCCCGACCGCCCCGTGATTATCGTGAGCGACCGCGACGCCCCCAACGGCGTGGTGGTGGACATTCTTGATGAATGCAATTTGGCTAAAGTCCGCAAGGTTTCCATTTCCGCGAACAAAGAGGAATAGTGCTCGACTTTCTCGCTAAATATTTCC
Above is a window of Fibrobacter sp. UWR3 DNA encoding:
- a CDS encoding biopolymer transporter ExbD, which gives rise to MSFIRKRSSDSGKIDISPMLDIVFILLIFFVVTSTFTRETGVDVTKPKASSAKELAKESILIGVTRQGTIHINETQVNLSTLNTVLRQMMAEAPDRPVIIVSDRDAPNGVVVDILDECNLAKVRKVSISANKEE